The region TGATGCGATCCACGCGTGCAATGTTGAGGCCGATGGCGCGGCCTTTGAGGTCCACCAGAGGGCCTCCCATGTCCAGAGGGTTCAGCGGAAGATCGTGCTGCAAGACTTCGGCAAAATTATCCGTACGGATGGAGATGCCCCCGTTCGCAAAGTCTTCGCCATCCCAGTTGGCCAGCACTTTCGTCCGGCTGGCGAGGCGCACTTGCAGACTCGCCTCTTTGTTATTGCGTTGGTATTTGATCTCCACTTCTTCGCCAGGTTGGCGTTTGAAAATGATCTCGTTCACCCGGCGGAAGTCACGGATTTTTTCGCCGCCGAGTTCCACCATGACATCTCCTGCGCGTAGTCCAGCCGCTGCGGCTGGGCTGTCTTCGGCCACTCCGATGATACGCACGCCTACTTTATCCATGCCCTTATCATCCATGCGGATGCCCATGGCTGCGCCAAAGCCTTTGATCTCGCGGCGCTTCGCACTGATGACGCCGATTTTGAGGGCCTTGCCTGCAGCGGGTGCGGCAATCCATTGGCCAAAGCTAAGGTTTTTGGAGGAGATAAAGCTGACCGCAGGCACCTCAGGCATGTGGATGGCCTGGGCAAGCACGATGTCATGGCGTGTATCTCGGCGGATCTCCCGCACTTGGGCTTTGGGCGCATTGCCCCATTTGACACTGCATTCTTCTAATCTAGGGACTTCGCTAGCTTTGGTGATGAAATAGCCGTCTTTGCCCACCCAAGTGAGAGTGGCTACAACTTTATCCTTCTTGTTTAAAATGAGAGCAGTACTGCGGGTGACCTGATCTTGGAGCGCAGCTAGCGGGGCCAGCGTTTGGCGGCCATTGGTCATCTCATCATCACTCAGCGGCGCGCGTAATTCAGCCTGTGAGAACGGGCACAGGATGGCGAAAATCAAGATCCCTAAAGTGGGAGGGGATGGGAGTCGGGTGATCATCCTTCGTCTTTTGGGCGCATGCCCAGTATGATTTTAACGTCGCGTTCATCGCTAACGTTGCGCAGCCTGAGTTCCACTTCTTCGCCCGCTGGGCGCAGCCGGACGGCGTGGGTAAACTGAGGTAGATCGGTGATGGTTTCACCATTGAGTGAAAGGATGACATCACCATTTTTCAGACCCGCTTTTTCTGAGGGTGAGCCTGCAATCACATCCACAATCTCCAGGGCTCCTTTCGCATTCATCTCCGTGGCGATACCCAGATAGCCACCACTGCCTATGCCCCAGGTGTGGATAACCAGGCTGCCTTTCATTTCATCCCAGGACCGAAGGAAGGGGGCCATGGAGACGTGCATGTTTTCATTTCGCCCTTCCCAGATGAGGCTGTGGATGCCGATAACATCACCGTTGAGATCAAAGAGAGGCCCGCCTGAGTCTCCCCCCATGAGCACGCAGTCGGTTTGCAGCGAATTTGCCGTTTGTTTCACGATGCGCCCCACGCGCAGCACGACACCCCGTTTCTCATCATACCCCCCTGGATGACCAAGGGCAAAGCACCACTCCCCGGGTTGCGCCTTGATCACTTGCCGTGAAACTTTGACATGAGGCCACTTTTTATCGTTGTCGTTGAGTTGCATCAGCGCGGCATCCGTCGTCTTGTCCAGGCCCAGGGTCGTCGCCTTAACCACCGTGCCGTCTTCGAGGGTGACTCGTAGCTCACGCCCCGGGCGTTCAGCCACATGGGCAGCGGTGAGGATGAGGCCATCTTCGCTCATGATCACCCCGCTAGCCGTTCCATCACCCGTGAAAATGGCCACTACGGAAGGGCGCACCTTCGGTAGGAGAGACTGCACTTTATCTTGGAGATCCAGGAAAGGTTGCTGTGGGTCAGGTTCACCCGCCGCGAAAACAAGGGCCGGCAGGTGGAGGAGCATCCACATGAGCCTGGGAAAGAGAGCATTTCTCATAACGACTCAATTCTAACGTGCAAGACGACCAAAATTCTCTTTAATTCCGAAGCGAGATTCAAGCCAAAGTCTTTTAAAGCTCTCGGAAACTCTTTCGATGGCTGTTTCTTGGCCCGAATTCTCGGAATACTTCAGCCCTCGGTTGCGTCCAAGCCACCTTCATGAAAAGCCAGCCTCCCGCTCCCCATCGCCCCCCAGTTCACTCGTCTCGCTGGCGGCGTTGGGCGCGGTTTCTCTTGCTCTGTCTCATGGCGGGCAGCTTGCTAGTGACCATAACCATCGCGGTAACCCTCGGTGTTTATTCCCATCTGGCCAAGCAGTATGACTTGAGCAAACTCGGCGAAATGCCCGAACGGACGGTGGTGCTGGATGCCCAGGGGGAAATGTTAGGCCGCATGCATGGCGAAAACCGCATCGTGGTTCCCCTCAGTCAGGTTTCGCCGTTTTTCGTCAAAGCACTGCTGGCGCGGGAAGACTCACGTTTTTATGACCATGGTGGCATTGATTACGTGGGGGTGGCCCGCGCTGCGGTCAGGAATATCAAGGACCGCCGGGTGGTGCAGGGGGCCAGCACCATCACCATGCAGCTCGCGCGCAACAGCTACCCGGATCTCAATGACCGCAGCTTTCACCGCAAGATGTTGGAGATGATGCTGGCGCGGCGGATTGAAGGTTACTGGACGAAAGACCAGATCCTGGAACATTACGTGAACCGCATCTTTTTCGGCACGAACCTCTACGGCATCCAGCGTGCAAGCCAAGTGTACTTTGGCAAGCACGCCAGCCAGCTCAACATGAGCGAGGCCGCCCTCATCGCGGGCATCATCCGCAGCCCGGTACGCTTTTCACCCTTTCGTAATTTCGACGGTGCTCTGAAGGAGCGGGATGACGTGCTGAAGCGCATGCTCGCTACCAAAGTCATCACCACTGAGGAAGAACTGGCCGCCCGTTATGCAGACATCGCCTTGCATGCTCAGCCCGCATTTCAAAGCCAGGGCGGTTACGCACTCGATGCCGTCCGCCGAGATCTGGATCGTGTTCTCGAAGATCACGAGATCGAAGACGGTGGGCTCATCGTTTACACGACCTTGAGCCAGGAACTCCAGACCTTGGCAGAGCAGTCCGTCGAGAAACGTCTCGCGGTGGTGGAGAAATTACCAGGTTATAAACACCCCACTAAAGCGGCCTTTGATGCGACCTGGGATGGCACACAGGAGGTGGCCTCCACGCCCTATCTTCAAGGGGCGGTGACTATTTTGGACAATGCGACTGGGGGCATCTTGGCCTTGGTTGGCGGGCGGGATTATCGGCAGAGCAAATACAATCGCGCGACTCAAGGGCAGCGCCAGATCGGCTCTACGGTGAAACCTTTTGTGTATGCCACAGCCATCGCCAGTGGTTTCCTCCCGGGCACCTTCATTGACGATGCGCCTATCCAACCAGGAGAGATCGAGGGCGCAGGCGCAGGCTGGTCCCCGCAAAATAGCGATGGCAAATTCACCGGTCAGCAGACGCTGATGACGGGGCTCGTGCAGAGCCGTAACACCATGACCATCCGTGTGGGGAACTATGCCGGGCTTGACCGAGTGCTGCATTTGTTAGGCGATGCTGGGATCGGCAACAGTGCTGAGCGCACCCCTCAGATTTTCATTGGCAACTTAGGCGGTACGCCACGCGATCTCACCAGTGCTTTTAGCATCTTCCCGAATGACGGCATCCGCCGGCGTCCTTTCCTGATTGATAAAGTGACCGACAAAGCGGGCAATATTCTTTACAGCACCAGCCTGTTAGAGGCTGATGTGGTAAGTCCAGGTGTGGCCCATCTCATGCGCCGTATTCTGGGGCAGGTAATGGACCGTGGCACCGCTGCCAGTGTGCGCAGCGAGCATAAATTTAAAGATCCCGCCGGCGGAAAAACAGGGACCACTAACGATTACAAAGATGCGTGGTTCGCGGGCTACACGGATCGCGTCACTTGTGCGGTCTGGGTGGGTTTGGATAAACCCCAAACCATCGTGGATCAGGGGTATGGCAGCCGCCTCGCCATCCCCATCTGGGCTGATGTGGTAAAAAAAGCCGTCGAGCTCGGCTACATCCCCGCTGGCCCACGTGTGGAGCCACCGCTGGCCGCGGTGCAGCTCTGCCACCTCAGCAGCCAGCTTGCCACTCCCGCCTGCCATGCTAGTGGCACGGCCTATGACGAAAAGCTGCCTTATGATCTCATCCCGCAGGGGAACTGTGGCGCACATCAGGGCGTCATCGCTTCGCCTCAGTATGAAGATCGTCCCCGGGACCGCAGCCCAGGGCTGTTCAATCGCATTCGCGGTTGGTTCCGTTAGACCAGTGCTGGATTACCAGCACAGGCCTTCATAGCTCCACGGCAGGGCCTTGAGCTCGCGCCAGCCATTGACATCGATCACGCTCTTCTCCGCCGTCACCCATGCGGCCAGATCCTCCGGCTTCACACATTTTTGGGAGGCGATGATGAGATCGCTGCCTTCCACCACTTCCCGGGCATCCTGGCGCAGCAGCGATGCCAAGTGCGGCATGCGGCGCTGGATCTCAGCCTCGTTCGCCCCGATCAGTCGGGATAGGTTCAGGCTGGGGTCATAGATCCGCAGTTCGTAACCACGGCCTAACAACGTTTCTGCCACAGCTACCATCGGGCTGCCGCGCAGGTCATCCGTGTCGGCCTTGAAGGCGAGGCCCAGCAGACCCACCTTGCGGGTTCCCTTGCTCGTGATGAGCTTGATTAGCAGATCCAGGTGCGCGTGGTTGGTATCCAGCGTGTTGTCCAGCAGCGGCAGCGAGATGCCCTCTTGCCGGGCGAATGACAACAGCGCACTCACATCCTTCGGCAGGCAGGAGCCGCCAAACGGATTGCCTGGCTTCATGTAATACTTCGAGATATTCAGGCGAGTGTCCGCGCACACCACATCCATCACCCGTGCGCCATCTTCGCCCAGGAACTTGCACAGGCGGCCGATCTCATTGGCAAAGCCCACCTTCAGCGCGTGAAAGTAGTTGCAGGAGTACTTGATCATCTCTGCCCCTTCCCAAGCGAGTACGGAAGGTGTACCGCCAAGCAGTTGGCGAGCCTCTTCGCTCTCCGGCTCTAGGCCATCATGGGTGCCCACCACGGCCAGGGAGGGCTCGCGAAAGTCCTTCACCGCCGTGCCTTCCCGCAGGAATTCCGGGCAGTAGTAAATACGCACCTGACCAGAGGTGCGTAGGTCTTCAAAAAAGTCGCGCACCATCGTGCGTGTACTACCTGGCAGCATGGTGCTGCGGAAAAGGATCACGTGTTTTTTGCCGCTCTCGCGCAGTGCCTGGGCGATCTGCTCACTCACCTTCCGCACAAAGTCCAGGTTCAGCCTGCCGGACTCTAAAGAGGGTGTGCCTACGCAGATGATGCTGGCGTCGGAGTTTGCCACGGCCTCCACCGCGCTGGTGGTGGCAGACAGGCGGCCCTCACGCTTAGCCGTTTGCAGCAGACCATCCAGTTCTGGCTCGATGATGGGAGAGACGCCCGTGTTAAAGGCATCCACCTTGGCCTGTTGCACATCTGCTCCGATGATTCCATGCCCTTGCTCCGCCAGACACCCTGCGGTGACCGCGCCCACGTATCCCAGACCAAAAATGCTGACGTTCATATCGTGCACTTAGCACAGATCTTCAGTCACCGACAAGGGCAGAGGTGGAAGGATTGACGGGTATCCGTCAATTCTTCTTCCCCAAGAAGCTCATGACCACCAATCCCAGCAAGATGCCGCACACACAGATGAGCCAAAAATTGGTCTGCGTGTCGGGTAGCTTGCTATGGATTTCCATGCCAAAGACGCTGGCCAGGGCCGTGAGTGGGAGGAAGAGGGCGGCGAGTAGGTTGAGGCGATGCGCGGTGGCGGCCATCTGTCGGGCGGTGGCCGCCTGGGCCTCGGCCTGGCGGGCGACGGTGAAGTTCAGGCCAAACTGGGCATCTTGAAGCAGGAGCTCGGAGTTCCGCTCGATGGCCGCCGCCTGATCTCGGAAGTTGATCAGCTCTCGCTCGCCCTTCACCAACTCACGCGCCTGCTGCATAGTGCGATGCAGACCGCGTGAAGAACGCAGCACGGGGGCCAGTTTCTCCAGCAC is a window of Prosthecobacter dejongeii DNA encoding:
- a CDS encoding PDZ domain-containing protein; its protein translation is MIFAILCPFSQAELRAPLSDDEMTNGRQTLAPLAALQDQVTRSTALILNKKDKVVATLTWVGKDGYFITKASEVPRLEECSVKWGNAPKAQVREIRRDTRHDIVLAQAIHMPEVPAVSFISSKNLSFGQWIAAPAAGKALKIGVISAKRREIKGFGAAMGIRMDDKGMDKVGVRIIGVAEDSPAAAAGLRAGDVMVELGGEKIRDFRRVNEIIFKRQPGEEVEIKYQRNNKEASLQVRLASRTKVLANWDGEDFANGGISIRTDNFAEVLQHDLPLNPLDMGGPLVDLKGRAIGLNIARVDRITTFALPGELFWPMIQQWIEADRHPPKAQPATIPPPTTPPVSSPKVTP
- a CDS encoding S1C family serine protease, which codes for MWMLLHLPALVFAAGEPDPQQPFLDLQDKVQSLLPKVRPSVVAIFTGDGTASGVIMSEDGLILTAAHVAERPGRELRVTLEDGTVVKATTLGLDKTTDAALMQLNDNDKKWPHVKVSRQVIKAQPGEWCFALGHPGGYDEKRGVVLRVGRIVKQTANSLQTDCVLMGGDSGGPLFDLNGDVIGIHSLIWEGRNENMHVSMAPFLRSWDEMKGSLVIHTWGIGSGGYLGIATEMNAKGALEIVDVIAGSPSEKAGLKNGDVILSLNGETITDLPQFTHAVRLRPAGEEVELRLRNVSDERDVKIILGMRPKDEG
- a CDS encoding transglycosylase domain-containing protein → MKSQPPAPHRPPVHSSRWRRWARFLLLCLMAGSLLVTITIAVTLGVYSHLAKQYDLSKLGEMPERTVVLDAQGEMLGRMHGENRIVVPLSQVSPFFVKALLAREDSRFYDHGGIDYVGVARAAVRNIKDRRVVQGASTITMQLARNSYPDLNDRSFHRKMLEMMLARRIEGYWTKDQILEHYVNRIFFGTNLYGIQRASQVYFGKHASQLNMSEAALIAGIIRSPVRFSPFRNFDGALKERDDVLKRMLATKVITTEEELAARYADIALHAQPAFQSQGGYALDAVRRDLDRVLEDHEIEDGGLIVYTTLSQELQTLAEQSVEKRLAVVEKLPGYKHPTKAAFDATWDGTQEVASTPYLQGAVTILDNATGGILALVGGRDYRQSKYNRATQGQRQIGSTVKPFVYATAIASGFLPGTFIDDAPIQPGEIEGAGAGWSPQNSDGKFTGQQTLMTGLVQSRNTMTIRVGNYAGLDRVLHLLGDAGIGNSAERTPQIFIGNLGGTPRDLTSAFSIFPNDGIRRRPFLIDKVTDKAGNILYSTSLLEADVVSPGVAHLMRRILGQVMDRGTAASVRSEHKFKDPAGGKTGTTNDYKDAWFAGYTDRVTCAVWVGLDKPQTIVDQGYGSRLAIPIWADVVKKAVELGYIPAGPRVEPPLAAVQLCHLSSQLATPACHASGTAYDEKLPYDLIPQGNCGAHQGVIASPQYEDRPRDRSPGLFNRIRGWFR
- a CDS encoding nucleotide sugar dehydrogenase produces the protein MNVSIFGLGYVGAVTAGCLAEQGHGIIGADVQQAKVDAFNTGVSPIIEPELDGLLQTAKREGRLSATTSAVEAVANSDASIICVGTPSLESGRLNLDFVRKVSEQIAQALRESGKKHVILFRSTMLPGSTRTMVRDFFEDLRTSGQVRIYYCPEFLREGTAVKDFREPSLAVVGTHDGLEPESEEARQLLGGTPSVLAWEGAEMIKYSCNYFHALKVGFANEIGRLCKFLGEDGARVMDVVCADTRLNISKYYMKPGNPFGGSCLPKDVSALLSFARQEGISLPLLDNTLDTNHAHLDLLIKLITSKGTRKVGLLGLAFKADTDDLRGSPMVAVAETLLGRGYELRIYDPSLNLSRLIGANEAEIQRRMPHLASLLRQDAREVVEGSDLIIASQKCVKPEDLAAWVTAEKSVIDVNGWRELKALPWSYEGLCW
- a CDS encoding CorA family divalent cation transporter, yielding MKPEASILPKLWTIPDSIRNRLGREPGPQRAMLEEGHLLIILHQLPQPDEHQRKPALFWRSPVGEWKTNLQGTGLAALNDHMRTFDNKLTELEDAENLASTATEYHTVLEKLAPVLRSSRGLHRTMQQARELVKGERELINFRDQAAAIERNSELLLQDAQFGLNFTVARQAEAQAATARQMAATAHRLNLLAALFLPLTALASVFGMEIHSKLPDTQTNFWLICVCGILLGLVVMSFLGKKN